One segment of Micromonospora parathelypteridis DNA contains the following:
- the murD gene encoding UDP-N-acetylmuramoyl-L-alanine--D-glutamate ligase, with protein sequence MRLADLRGRSVAVWGTGREGVAAVTAVAAHGPASLVAVDDRTNFLSLPWEGPIAQAAPLVTGDDGLARLVAADVVIRSPGVPQTHPWIVELRKRGIPVTQGTALWMADHAARTVGVTGSKGKSTTSSLTSHLLNAVERPNLFGGNIGVPTLELPEAELYVLELSSYQCSDLTDSPRLAVVTALFPEHLDAHGGEQEYYRDKLNLIAHDPETVIVNGTDPRLIAELGDRPVVRAGLPDTTHVDVGPDGTPWFYLRDHALFPRAVLPLVGRHNEGNLCVALAVLDALGVDVVARKDTLAVAVAEFQGLAHRLTEILDPSGLTFVDDTLATSPYAAMHAIDAYEGKPLTVIVGGNDRGVDYTPLRDHLAERELTVIGIPDSGPRIVQTLDGLPGVRCEIVDDLTAAVRQARKITPAGGVVLLSPAAPSYGRFRNYEHRSEVFREAIAETLAG encoded by the coding sequence GTGCGCCTGGCTGACCTGCGCGGACGCTCTGTGGCTGTCTGGGGTACGGGCCGTGAGGGCGTGGCCGCCGTCACCGCCGTCGCCGCGCACGGCCCGGCCAGCCTGGTCGCCGTGGACGACCGGACGAACTTCCTGTCGCTGCCGTGGGAAGGGCCGATCGCCCAGGCCGCGCCGCTGGTGACCGGCGACGACGGGCTCGCTCGGCTGGTCGCGGCGGACGTGGTGATCCGCTCCCCGGGGGTGCCGCAGACGCACCCCTGGATTGTCGAACTGCGCAAACGCGGTATTCCCGTCACGCAGGGCACCGCGCTCTGGATGGCCGACCACGCGGCCCGCACCGTCGGGGTCACCGGCAGCAAGGGCAAGAGCACCACGTCGAGTCTGACCAGCCACCTGCTGAACGCGGTCGAGCGACCGAACCTGTTCGGCGGCAACATCGGTGTGCCGACGCTGGAGCTGCCCGAGGCGGAGCTCTACGTCCTGGAACTGTCGAGTTACCAGTGCAGCGATCTCACCGACTCGCCACGTCTCGCCGTGGTCACCGCGCTCTTCCCCGAACACCTGGACGCGCACGGCGGTGAGCAGGAGTACTACCGGGACAAGCTCAATCTGATCGCACACGATCCGGAGACCGTGATCGTCAACGGCACGGACCCGCGGCTCATCGCGGAGTTGGGTGACCGGCCGGTGGTGCGGGCCGGTCTGCCCGACACCACCCACGTCGATGTCGGACCGGACGGGACGCCCTGGTTCTACCTGCGGGACCACGCTCTCTTCCCGCGCGCGGTGCTGCCCCTGGTCGGCCGGCACAACGAGGGCAACCTGTGCGTGGCGCTGGCCGTGCTCGACGCGCTCGGTGTCGACGTCGTCGCCCGTAAGGACACCCTGGCCGTGGCGGTCGCCGAGTTCCAGGGCCTGGCGCACCGGCTCACCGAGATTCTCGACCCGTCCGGCCTCACGTTCGTCGACGACACCCTCGCCACCAGCCCGTACGCGGCGATGCACGCTATCGACGCGTACGAGGGGAAGCCGTTGACCGTGATCGTCGGAGGTAACGACCGGGGCGTGGACTACACCCCGCTGCGCGACCACCTGGCGGAGCGGGAGCTCACCGTGATCGGCATCCCGGACAGCGGTCCCCGGATCGTCCAGACGCTGGACGGGCTGCCCGGGGTGCGTTGCGAGATCGTGGACGATCTGACGGCCGCCGTGCGGCAGGCTCGGAAGATCACCCCGGCCGGTGGCGTCGTGCTGTTGTCGCCGGCGGCGCCCAGCTATGGTCGGTTCCGCAACTACGAGCACCGCTCCGAGGTGTTCCGCGAGGCCATCGCGGAGACCCTGGCCGGCTGA
- a CDS encoding PucR family transcriptional regulator, giving the protein MFPTVREVLALGPVRHGAPRVVAGDAGLDRPVRWVHAAEVPDIATLLGGGELVLTTGIGLPGDDAGLRAFIGDLADVGVSGLVVELGRRYVSGVPRVMVAAAERRGLPLVELRRATPFVPITEAVHALIIDAQLTELRATEEIHQRFNDLSVEGADAAEVIRQTAELSGCPVVLENLSRQVLGYDPAGESAEMLLDGWEQHSRRIRPAGRSAYDLDSGWLVTVVGARGQDWGRLLLRWPASGEVATHRASEPNAGPPTRLTILIERAASALALDRLIRRDAEGLERQIHRTLLTALLDHSRPVDEVALRAKALGVVLDRRHLVGVMVRHRAEDPIGESGPEAGQARLRDLSEAVGQALREAKLTALTSAVDDHSVGALLALTDPAAEDRALSAFASALRRVRLDAGTGRATPGAETPRAAPGAEASRAPFGAEVSRAPFGAEAARAPFGAEATRSAFGADAGRAVGGADPSRGGGGAPGGVIVAAGSGVSNLREARRSLVEARQIAEAARRDRRDLPIFRLPHVGLAGLLHLLRDEPRLQTFVERELGALLDYDARHPRDQLLDTLRAYLEQGRNKTAGAAAAHLSRPAFYERLARIARILDVDLDSVEASLSLHVALLALEAVRTP; this is encoded by the coding sequence TCGGCTTGCCCGGGGACGACGCGGGGCTGCGCGCGTTCATCGGGGACCTGGCCGACGTCGGCGTCTCCGGGCTCGTCGTCGAGCTGGGCCGCCGCTACGTCAGCGGCGTGCCCCGGGTGATGGTCGCCGCCGCCGAGCGGCGCGGGCTGCCCCTGGTGGAGCTGCGCCGGGCCACCCCGTTCGTACCGATCACCGAGGCGGTGCACGCGCTGATCATCGACGCGCAGCTCACCGAGCTGCGTGCCACCGAGGAGATCCACCAGCGCTTCAACGACCTGTCCGTCGAGGGCGCCGACGCCGCCGAGGTGATCCGGCAGACCGCCGAGCTGTCCGGTTGCCCGGTGGTGCTGGAGAACCTGTCCCGGCAGGTGCTGGGGTACGACCCGGCCGGGGAGAGCGCCGAGATGCTGCTCGACGGTTGGGAGCAGCATTCCCGGCGGATCCGACCGGCCGGGCGGAGCGCGTACGACCTGGACAGCGGCTGGCTGGTGACGGTCGTCGGCGCCCGGGGGCAGGACTGGGGGCGGCTGCTGCTGCGCTGGCCCGCCAGCGGCGAGGTGGCCACCCACCGGGCCAGCGAGCCGAACGCGGGACCGCCCACCCGACTCACCATCCTGATCGAGCGGGCCGCGTCCGCCCTCGCGCTGGACCGACTGATCCGTCGCGACGCCGAAGGGCTGGAACGGCAGATCCATCGCACCCTGCTCACCGCGCTCCTCGACCATTCCCGGCCGGTGGACGAGGTCGCGCTGCGGGCCAAGGCGCTCGGCGTGGTGCTCGACCGCCGGCACCTGGTCGGCGTGATGGTCCGCCACCGGGCTGAGGACCCGATCGGGGAGAGCGGCCCGGAGGCGGGACAGGCCCGGCTGCGGGACCTGTCCGAGGCGGTCGGCCAGGCGCTGCGGGAGGCGAAGCTGACCGCGCTGACCAGCGCGGTCGATGATCACTCGGTGGGCGCCCTGCTGGCCCTGACCGACCCGGCCGCCGAGGACCGCGCGCTGTCCGCGTTCGCCAGCGCACTACGTCGGGTACGCCTCGACGCCGGCACGGGCCGCGCAACGCCGGGTGCCGAGACGCCCCGGGCGGCTCCCGGTGCGGAGGCGTCCCGGGCGCCGTTCGGTGCGGAGGTGTCTCGGGCGCCGTTCGGCGCGGAGGCGGCCCGGGCGCCGTTCGGCGCGGAGGCGACCCGGTCTGCGTTCGGCGCGGACGCCGGTCGGGCGGTGGGCGGTGCTGATCCGTCCCGGGGCGGCGGCGGTGCTCCGGGTGGGGTCATCGTGGCCGCCGGCTCGGGCGTCAGCAACCTGCGGGAGGCGCGGCGGTCGCTGGTCGAGGCGCGGCAGATCGCCGAGGCGGCCCGACGGGACCGACGGGACCTGCCGATCTTCCGGCTGCCGCACGTCGGCCTGGCCGGGCTGCTGCACCTGCTACGCGACGAGCCCCGGTTGCAGACGTTCGTGGAGCGCGAGCTCGGCGCCCTGCTGGATTACGACGCCCGGCATCCCCGGGACCAGTTGCTCGACACCCTGCGTGCGTACCTGGAGCAGGGGCGCAACAAGACCGCTGGCGCTGCCGCCGCCCACCTGTCCCGGCCCGCGTTCTACGAACGCCTGGCCCGCATCGCCCGCATCCTCGACGTCGACCTCGACTCGGTAGAGGCATCCCTGTCCCTACACGTGGCCCTGCTGGCCCTGGAAGCAGTCCGCACCCCCTAA